The Chitinophagaceae bacterium genome includes the window TTGGCACCAAATCAGTCAAGTCAATTTTTAGAAGACGGTTGATTACAATCAAATCTTTTAATGAAAAAGGACTCAGACCATTCATTAATTCCGAGATATAGGATTTGCTATTGTGACCTAAAATTTTACCAAAATCTTGCTGTGTCAGATTTAAGTTCTTTAATTTTTTGCGGATAAGCTCTTTTCTTCGCCGGATAAACAACCGTTCTTTTTCGGCAATCAATTCCGTGATATCACTTTCTTTTAATTTTTCGTCAGATATTTTAGATTCAGCACTCCAATTTTGATTTTCGTACTGTTCGATTAAGTCTCTCAACTTCTTTCGTACAGATTTAAATTTTGG containing:
- a CDS encoding XRE family transcriptional regulator — protein: MKTQFDISKLIEDGKIKNELDFERALIADRKLRVLSKENPKFKSVRKKLRDLIEQYENQNWSAESKISDEKLKESDITELIAEKERLFIRRRKELIRKKLKNLNLTQQDFGKILGHNSKSYISELMNGLSPFSLKDLIVINRLLKIDLTDLVPTFLPESDRAKIRAKIKKLDNPKLKLSNDDLAIT